A genomic stretch from Halorhodospira halophila SL1 includes:
- a CDS encoding cation-transporting P-type ATPase, protein MDDGREATTRTEGETARCWHAEPADRVAEQLGSGGQGLDVEEAAARLESHGPNELRPPERAGPVVRFLRHFHNVLIYILIAAAAGTALLGHWVDTGVILAVVLINTLIGFFQEGKAERALDAIRQMLSPQAVVVRGGERREVDAAQIVPGDVVFLQAGDKVPADLRLFNAKNLRIDEAVLTGESVPVEKGTEAVDAAADLGDRRGMAYSGTLVTFGRGLGVVVATGTETEVGRISQMLGEVDSLQTPLIRQTEQFGRWLAAIIVVVAAFTFAFGYWVRSYPLDEMFLAAVSLAVSTIPEGLPAILTIALAIGVQKMARRNAIIRRLPAVETLGSVSTICSDKTGTLTRNEMTVATLVSRQRRVRVDGVGYAPHGGFCEGHEEVFPDRDPVFHQALLCALLCNDAEHFERDGEWRLQGDPTEGSLVVAARKAGYDPSAETERRPRLDVIPFESDHKYMATLHSDHHGWQGIFLKGSPERLLELCTHEQTADGPQPLDRGWWETAMDDVAARGERLLALAMQEVDPHQQELTYEQVEGGGFTLLGLVGIIDPPREEAIAAVARAQRAGIRVKMITGDHLATARAIGQQLGIGQAEAVSGHEIDAMDGPTLQETVRRVDIFARTTPEHKLRLVQALQADGGICAMTGDGVNDAPALKRADVGVAMGNKGTEAAKEASEMVLADDNFASITHAVEEGRAVYDNIRKAILHMLPTNAGQSLTIMMAILMGLALPLTPVQVLWVNMVTSVTLAMALAFEPGEPGVMERPPRDPNAPLLSGFMLWRIPFVALLLWLGTFGHFVWMEEVVGASDELARTVAINTLVAGQAFYLLNLRLIYDPIWRGWALFRSRAMWIAIGVLILLQLAFTYAPVMHTLFGTTPIGPEDWARILLFGLAVFVIVELEKAVVRRLPGRQPASAATTG, encoded by the coding sequence GGCCACTGGGTCGATACCGGTGTGATCCTGGCGGTGGTGCTGATCAACACCCTGATCGGCTTCTTCCAGGAGGGCAAGGCCGAACGGGCCCTAGACGCCATCCGGCAGATGCTCTCGCCGCAGGCGGTGGTGGTCCGCGGCGGTGAGCGTCGCGAGGTGGACGCTGCGCAGATCGTTCCCGGCGACGTGGTCTTCCTCCAGGCCGGGGACAAGGTGCCGGCGGATCTGCGGCTGTTCAACGCCAAAAACCTGCGCATCGACGAGGCCGTGTTGACCGGTGAGTCGGTGCCGGTGGAGAAGGGTACCGAGGCGGTCGATGCCGCGGCGGACCTCGGTGACCGCCGCGGCATGGCCTATTCGGGCACCCTGGTGACCTTCGGCCGGGGGCTGGGGGTGGTGGTGGCCACCGGCACGGAGACGGAGGTCGGGCGCATCTCGCAGATGCTCGGTGAGGTGGACAGCCTGCAGACGCCGCTGATCCGTCAGACCGAGCAGTTCGGCCGGTGGCTGGCGGCGATCATCGTGGTGGTGGCGGCCTTCACCTTCGCCTTCGGTTACTGGGTCCGCAGCTACCCGCTGGATGAGATGTTCCTGGCCGCGGTGAGCCTGGCGGTCTCGACGATCCCCGAGGGGCTGCCGGCCATCCTCACCATCGCCCTGGCCATCGGCGTGCAGAAGATGGCCCGGCGCAATGCCATCATCCGGCGCCTGCCGGCGGTGGAGACCCTCGGCTCCGTCTCGACCATCTGCTCGGACAAGACCGGGACGCTAACCCGCAACGAGATGACCGTGGCCACGCTGGTCAGCCGGCAGCGTCGGGTCCGTGTCGACGGTGTCGGTTATGCCCCCCATGGCGGGTTCTGTGAAGGCCATGAGGAGGTGTTCCCGGATCGCGATCCGGTCTTCCATCAGGCCCTGCTCTGCGCCCTGCTGTGTAACGACGCCGAGCACTTCGAGCGCGATGGCGAGTGGCGGTTGCAGGGCGATCCCACCGAGGGCTCGCTGGTGGTGGCGGCGCGCAAGGCCGGTTACGACCCGTCCGCCGAGACGGAGCGGCGCCCGCGTCTGGATGTCATCCCTTTCGAGTCGGACCACAAGTACATGGCCACCCTGCACTCCGACCACCACGGGTGGCAGGGGATCTTTCTCAAGGGCAGTCCCGAGCGGTTGCTTGAGCTCTGCACCCACGAACAGACCGCGGACGGGCCCCAGCCCCTGGATCGCGGGTGGTGGGAGACGGCCATGGACGATGTGGCCGCCCGGGGCGAGCGGCTCCTCGCCCTGGCTATGCAGGAGGTGGACCCCCACCAGCAGGAGCTGACCTACGAGCAGGTCGAGGGAGGCGGATTCACCCTGCTCGGGCTGGTCGGCATCATCGACCCGCCCCGGGAGGAGGCCATCGCGGCGGTGGCCCGGGCCCAGCGGGCCGGTATCCGGGTGAAGATGATCACCGGCGACCACCTGGCCACGGCCCGGGCCATCGGTCAGCAGCTGGGGATCGGTCAGGCGGAGGCGGTCTCCGGGCACGAGATCGATGCCATGGACGGCCCCACTCTGCAGGAGACCGTGCGCCGGGTGGATATCTTTGCCCGTACCACGCCGGAGCATAAGCTGCGTCTGGTCCAGGCCCTACAGGCCGACGGCGGCATCTGTGCGATGACCGGCGATGGCGTCAACGACGCCCCGGCACTCAAGCGCGCCGATGTCGGGGTGGCCATGGGCAACAAGGGCACCGAGGCGGCCAAGGAGGCCTCGGAGATGGTCCTCGCCGATGACAACTTCGCCTCCATCACCCACGCCGTGGAGGAAGGGCGGGCCGTCTACGACAACATCCGCAAGGCCATCCTGCACATGCTCCCGACCAATGCCGGGCAGTCGCTGACCATCATGATGGCCATCCTGATGGGCCTCGCGCTGCCGCTGACCCCCGTGCAGGTGCTGTGGGTGAACATGGTCACCTCGGTAACGCTGGCTATGGCGCTGGCCTTTGAGCCCGGTGAACCGGGGGTGATGGAGCGCCCGCCGCGGGACCCCAACGCCCCCTTGCTCTCCGGTTTTATGCTCTGGCGGATCCCCTTTGTGGCGCTGCTGCTCTGGTTGGGCACTTTCGGCCACTTCGTGTGGATGGAGGAGGTCGTCGGTGCCAGCGATGAGCTGGCGCGGACCGTAGCGATCAACACCCTGGTTGCCGGCCAGGCGTTCTACCTGCTCAACCTGCGCCTGATCTACGACCCGATCTGGCGGGGGTGGGCACTGTTCCGTTCGCGGGCGATGTGGATCGCCATCGGGGTGCTCATCCTGCTCCAGCTCGCGTTCACCTACGCTCCGGTGATGCACACGCTGTTTGGCACCACGCCGATCGGTCCGGAGGACTGGGCGCGGATCCTGCTCTTCGGTCTGGCGGTTTTCGTGATCGTCGAGCTGGAGAAGGCCGTCGTGCGCCGGCTGCCGGGACGGCAGCCGGCGTCGGCTGCGACGACGGGGTAA